One part of the Halobacteriovoraceae bacterium genome encodes these proteins:
- a CDS encoding transposase, with protein sequence MKGKKFSEELIFKILKEYESGIPAKELGRKYGMAEQTVHKWKKKFHGMQVSDAKKLRSLEEENRRLKRLVADLSLDNQMLKEVAKGNF encoded by the coding sequence ATGAAAGGCAAAAAATTTTCAGAAGAATTGATTTTCAAAATTTTGAAGGAATATGAATCGGGAATACCAGCAAAAGAACTTGGACGCAAATATGGAATGGCCGAGCAAACAGTTCATAAGTGGAAGAAAAAATTTCACGGGATGCAGGTATCTGATGCTAAAAAACTAAGAAGTCTTGAAGAGGAAAATCGACGTTTAAAACGACTCGTTGCTGATTTAAGTTTAGATAACCAAATGCTCAAAGAAGTTGCCAAGGGAAACTTTTAA
- a CDS encoding tyrosine-type recombinase/integrase, which produces MDNLIILDSENSVVKKQKTDMATTVSTFLKNFLSENTRCAYTTDFYDFAAFLEVRNIRLNGPHEITKDHVIDYRDSIINHYAPNTVHRKLSSLSSLFKELINAKLMDENPALGVKRPKAKSIRPKTGLSDSELESICEFYDGVTTQSLQNKTILTFLAYTGCRISEVVNVRVCDIRTENDIKVVIIKGKGSKIRKIPLHPKLWSTLKELMRRREKIEDDYIFTAVKKRLDSPIRRESVHEMLKKTLLALDMDIDKTLHSFRRGVISNLLENGHRIESVAEVSGHSNINTTKGYLVREEKIEDNPLLSLNFKKS; this is translated from the coding sequence ATGGATAATTTGATCATTTTGGATTCAGAAAATTCAGTTGTTAAAAAGCAAAAAACGGACATGGCCACTACAGTATCTACCTTTTTAAAAAACTTTCTCTCTGAAAATACACGTTGTGCCTACACCACAGATTTTTACGATTTTGCGGCCTTTTTAGAAGTTAGGAATATTCGGTTAAATGGCCCACATGAAATAACGAAAGACCACGTAATTGACTATAGAGATTCAATTATTAATCATTATGCCCCAAACACTGTCCACAGAAAACTCTCTAGTCTATCTTCACTTTTTAAAGAACTCATAAATGCCAAGCTTATGGATGAAAACCCGGCATTAGGGGTTAAGAGGCCAAAGGCGAAATCAATTAGGCCAAAAACTGGGCTAAGTGATTCTGAGCTAGAAAGCATCTGTGAATTTTATGATGGTGTAACCACGCAGTCTTTACAAAATAAAACGATTCTTACGTTCTTGGCCTACACTGGATGCAGAATAAGTGAAGTCGTTAATGTGCGCGTATGTGACATACGAACAGAAAATGACATAAAAGTAGTCATTATTAAAGGCAAGGGTTCAAAAATAAGAAAAATTCCGCTCCACCCTAAGCTTTGGAGTACATTAAAAGAATTAATGAGAAGACGAGAAAAAATTGAAGATGATTATATTTTTACGGCCGTCAAAAAAAGGCTGGACTCCCCAATCAGACGTGAATCTGTCCACGAAATGCTTAAAAAGACTCTCTTGGCCCTAGATATGGATATTGATAAGACATTACATTCGTTTCGCAGAGGGGTGATTTCAAATCTTTTGGAAAATGGACACAGAATTGAGTCTGTTGCTGAAGTTTCTGGGCATTCGAACATTAATACCACTAAGGGTTATCTGGTGCGAGAAGAAAAAATCGAAGATAACCCCCTACTCTCGCTGAATTTTAAGAAATCTTAG
- a CDS encoding transposase, whose product MDFEITEGQVHDIKMAPELIERTPHSTYTIADKGYDGEYLRWVIRGTKSIPVIPRKENSKIGNTNLDKTAYRERYKVENIFARLKHYRSIATRFDKLKRNYKPMLSLACAYIWLKL is encoded by the coding sequence ATTGATTTTGAAATTACTGAGGGGCAAGTTCATGATATAAAAATGGCACCAGAACTTATAGAAAGAACTCCTCATAGTACTTATACTATTGCTGATAAGGGGTATGATGGTGAATATCTTCGTTGGGTAATCAGAGGAACAAAATCAATTCCAGTAATCCCCAGGAAAGAAAACTCGAAGATTGGAAACACTAATTTAGACAAAACGGCCTACAGAGAAAGATATAAAGTAGAAAATATTTTCGCTAGGTTGAAGCACTACAGGTCCATTGCAACTAGGTTTGATAAACTCAAAAGAAATTACAAACCCATGCTTTCTTTGGCATGTGCTTATATATGGTTAAAACTTTGA
- a CDS encoding DUF1778 domain-containing protein: MKKTQINIKLTDEEKEILEENAKKNNQSLTQFIIDSGLKNGKEVALLEHISKIFETQNEILNSISELKTEQKEQRKLSLEIQNDQKKLLEMSDFFPKYVFSNNFILSKMFRFLIEKYDPNSEGYRKYIPKDEHKKYVDETYNLMHKEDQGLQ, translated from the coding sequence ATGAAAAAGACGCAGATAAACATTAAGTTAACAGACGAAGAAAAAGAAATTTTAGAAGAAAATGCAAAAAAAAATAATCAGTCTCTTACACAATTTATAATCGATTCCGGTTTAAAAAATGGAAAAGAGGTAGCTCTTTTAGAACATATTTCAAAAATTTTTGAAACACAAAATGAAATATTAAATTCAATTTCAGAACTAAAAACTGAGCAAAAAGAGCAAAGAAAACTTTCATTAGAGATTCAAAATGATCAAAAAAAGCTGCTAGAAATGAGCGACTTTTTTCCTAAATATGTTTTTTCTAACAATTTTATTCTAAGCAAAATGTTTCGATTTTTGATTGAAAAATATGATCCAAATTCCGAGGGATACAGAAAATACATTCCCAAAGACGAGCACAAAAAGTATGTGGATGAAACATACAACCTGATGCACAAAGAAGATCAAGGACTACAGTAA
- a CDS encoding transposase: MKGKKFSEEVIFKILKEYESGIPAKELGRKYGMAEQTVHKWKKKYHGMQVSDAKKLRSLEEENRRLKRLVADLSLDNQMLKEVAKGNF; this comes from the coding sequence ATGAAAGGCAAAAAATTTTCAGAAGAAGTGATTTTCAAAATTTTAAAGGAATATGAATCGGGAATTCCAGCAAAAGAACTTGGACGCAAATATGGAATGGCCGAGCAAACAGTTCATAAATGGAAAAAAAAATATCACGGGATGCAGGTATCTGATGCTAAAAAACTAAGAAGTCTTGAAGAGGAGAATCGACGTTTAAAACGACTCGTTGCTGATTTAAGTTTAGATAACCAAATGCTCAAGGAAGTTGCCAAGGGAAACTTTTGA
- a CDS encoding nucleotidyltransferase substrate binding protein has product MNNKIKNSIDNFEKAYNKLEEYLAHPIQNDRDRSGIIRAFEFTFELAWKTFQKIATDEGFEAGGPKSSLKQAFKLNLIQGEKEEKAWLQMLDDRNLMSHTYRDKLSQEVVKRIQDQHRTLLKDTLQRLKSR; this is encoded by the coding sequence ATGAACAATAAAATTAAAAATTCTATCGATAACTTTGAAAAGGCCTATAATAAGCTTGAAGAGTATCTTGCACACCCTATTCAAAATGATCGTGATCGCTCAGGAATTATTAGGGCCTTTGAATTTACGTTCGAACTGGCCTGGAAGACTTTTCAAAAAATTGCCACAGATGAAGGGTTTGAGGCCGGAGGGCCAAAATCGTCTCTCAAACAGGCATTCAAACTCAACCTTATTCAAGGTGAGAAAGAAGAAAAAGCTTGGCTTCAGATGCTCGATGATCGTAATCTTATGAGTCATACTTACAGAGATAAACTCTCACAAGAAGTGGTGAAGAGAATTCAAGATCAACACAGAACCCTACTCAAAGATACTCTGCAAAGACTTAAAAGCAGGTAA
- a CDS encoding LysM peptidoglycan-binding domain-containing protein: MIEVRPSSFYKIYEVQPGDTLSQIITDHFSYDDLPHSPHLNWSEINYLIDIVLHNNPHIKDPNRIQPWQMIDLATYKKKHSEIYTSAHHALMKSIFRHIPIGMSHIMNRNQGGIDWLALFISGSVSATDGVAKVYIKAMERFAHFVNQGGYTFKGSSNNLAAMLQDVWDKGPIKKEINAMNDLLIAQIKGLNYKGYINPLKKHLVFPNTFAPRKAVRYAENAVKHLGKARKVAFGTSYVVEPVLGAFRVYRAKDDEKVKVAFEQTGGVVVGALAASSISYGVCSLVLFLPSGGSSMFACTFVVSFAAGATGSYVGSEITGGIYDGFEGVLW, encoded by the coding sequence ATGATCGAAGTGAGACCAAGTAGTTTTTATAAAATTTATGAGGTTCAGCCTGGAGATACCTTATCTCAAATTATCACAGATCACTTTTCGTATGATGACTTGCCTCATAGTCCTCATCTTAATTGGTCTGAAATAAATTATCTCATAGATATTGTGCTTCATAATAATCCTCATATAAAAGATCCTAATAGAATACAGCCATGGCAAATGATAGATCTTGCTACATATAAGAAAAAACACTCTGAAATTTATACCAGTGCTCATCACGCATTAATGAAGAGTATATTTAGACATATACCAATAGGAATGTCACATATTATGAACAGAAATCAGGGGGGTATAGATTGGCTTGCGCTCTTTATTTCTGGGTCGGTGTCAGCAACAGATGGCGTAGCAAAAGTATATATCAAAGCAATGGAAAGGTTTGCTCATTTTGTAAACCAAGGCGGTTATACATTTAAAGGTTCTAGCAATAATCTAGCAGCAATGCTTCAGGACGTTTGGGATAAGGGTCCAATTAAGAAAGAAATAAATGCGATGAATGACCTTCTTATCGCTCAAATCAAGGGACTAAATTATAAAGGGTATATTAATCCTTTGAAGAAGCACCTAGTTTTTCCTAATACATTTGCGCCCAGAAAAGCTGTAAGATATGCTGAAAATGCCGTAAAACATCTTGGGAAAGCTAGAAAGGTGGCATTTGGTACAAGTTATGTAGTTGAGCCGGTACTAGGTGCTTTTAGAGTTTATAGAGCAAAAGATGATGAGAAAGTTAAAGTTGCTTTTGAGCAGACAGGTGGAGTTGTTGTTGGAGCTTTGGCCGCTAGTTCAATATCATATGGCGTATGTTCACTTGTTCTTTTTTTGCCATCCGGTGGGTCAAGTATGTTTGCTTGTACGTTTGTAGTATCTTTTGCTGCTGGAGCGACTGGAAGTTATGTGGGGTCAGAGATTACAGGTGGAATTTATGATGGATTCGAAGGGGTTCTCTGGTGA
- a CDS encoding IS3 family transposase, protein MRPKQKKNAAKMLIDKFGVSERHSCQVLDFNRSSYRYELTLVKNDQIVINRMQQIVHKHRRYGYPRVHVILNREGIVRNRKRTQRIYFEQGFSLKLKRKKKKQFFPRIVKPSASKGGEVWSMDFVSDSLANSRKIRILTVIDHFTRYSPGFYINHSISGIIVTKELDRMIKEHGKPKRIQVDNGPEFTSKAMLEWSYRNNIEIDFTRPGKPTDNAYIESFNGSFRDECLNQNWFSTLAEARVVIESWRKEYNEERIHSSLNYLTPKEFVKKEREDVQHRLSATHL, encoded by the coding sequence TTGAGGCCCAAACAAAAGAAAAATGCAGCTAAAATGCTCATTGATAAGTTTGGGGTCAGTGAGCGGCATTCGTGCCAAGTTTTAGATTTTAACAGATCAAGTTATCGATATGAATTAACTTTGGTTAAGAATGACCAAATTGTTATTAACAGAATGCAACAAATTGTTCATAAACATCGAAGATATGGATATCCACGAGTTCATGTGATTCTAAATCGAGAAGGAATAGTTCGTAATCGCAAGAGAACCCAAAGAATTTATTTTGAGCAGGGATTTTCTTTAAAATTGAAACGAAAAAAGAAAAAACAATTTTTTCCACGGATAGTAAAACCTTCGGCATCGAAGGGGGGCGAAGTTTGGTCTATGGATTTTGTTTCAGACTCACTTGCAAACTCAAGAAAGATTAGAATATTGACAGTTATAGATCATTTCACAAGGTATTCCCCAGGTTTTTATATTAATCATTCAATCTCGGGAATAATTGTAACCAAAGAACTTGATCGAATGATAAAAGAACATGGAAAACCAAAAAGAATTCAAGTAGATAATGGGCCAGAATTTACATCTAAGGCCATGTTGGAGTGGAGTTACAGGAATAATATTGAAATAGATTTTACTCGTCCAGGAAAACCAACAGATAATGCTTATATTGAAAGTTTTAATGGTAGCTTTCGAGATGAATGTCTAAATCAAAATTGGTTTTCTACATTGGCAGAAGCACGAGTTGTAATTGAAAGCTGGAGAAAAGAATACAATGAAGAGAGAATACACAGTTCATTAAATTATTTAACACCTAAAGAATTTGTCAAAAAGGAACGAGAAGATGTACAACACAGACTCAGTGCAACTCATCTTTAG
- a CDS encoding helix-turn-helix transcriptional regulator: MKDILDLLVPEDSTSGEIVRAYRKCFGMTLKDLEKLTGIKMNNLSAIENDRVELTVKSASKIAAALGSHPQDLLFPNGDFKKSKDIKKIERSREKFLRQKDAI, from the coding sequence ATGAAAGATATTTTAGATCTGCTTGTGCCAGAAGATTCAACGTCAGGTGAAATCGTTAGGGCCTATAGAAAATGTTTTGGCATGACTTTAAAAGACCTTGAAAAACTAACAGGTATTAAAATGAATAATCTTAGTGCCATTGAAAATGACCGTGTTGAATTAACGGTAAAGTCGGCCTCAAAAATTGCAGCGGCCCTTGGGTCACATCCGCAAGACTTGTTATTTCCTAATGGGGATTTTAAAAAGAGTAAAGATATTAAAAAAATAGAGCGTTCTCGGGAGAAATTTTTACGTCAAAAAGACGCAATATAA
- a CDS encoding type IV secretion system DNA-binding domain-containing protein — MSNSNAKAFKAFETFWTDLRMKIKMISYLAVVIGVLQIMTNLIHFIGMDDHIENAKSIYLKCHIAKIIDTIPYLNEEKHFEIGNYSLTAGQFSHAYRKLYGHYNLEVLKFFVKSFLIWLILPFILFVFKRKSAKQMADVHLGGTEVISEKKFSKKIKKSKQNISLNKLISIPFECENRHFFVIGKQGAGKSQVFSRAIDKIIERKEKSIIYDFKGDYIAKFYNPETDLIFNRHSKFSVLIRGWEVVKKTCLFSHFSAIIVYSLSDSLISESNCNYCLLEISCDFTSPPSFCQLY, encoded by the coding sequence ATGAGTAACTCAAACGCAAAGGCCTTCAAGGCATTTGAAACATTTTGGACTGACTTAAGAATGAAAATCAAAATGATCAGCTATCTTGCAGTTGTAATTGGTGTACTGCAAATTATGACTAACCTGATTCATTTTATTGGAATGGACGATCATATTGAAAATGCTAAGTCCATCTATCTAAAATGCCATATCGCAAAAATTATCGATACTATCCCCTACTTAAACGAAGAAAAGCACTTTGAAATTGGAAATTATTCCTTAACAGCAGGACAATTTTCTCATGCCTATAGAAAACTTTACGGCCACTACAATCTGGAGGTTTTGAAATTTTTCGTGAAGTCTTTTCTAATTTGGCTCATATTGCCATTTATCCTTTTTGTATTCAAAAGAAAATCTGCTAAGCAGATGGCCGACGTTCATCTTGGAGGAACCGAAGTCATCAGTGAGAAAAAGTTTTCCAAAAAAATTAAGAAATCAAAGCAAAATATTTCTCTTAACAAGCTAATAAGCATTCCATTTGAATGCGAAAACCGACACTTTTTTGTCATTGGAAAGCAAGGAGCTGGTAAGTCTCAGGTTTTCTCGAGAGCGATTGATAAAATAATTGAGCGAAAAGAAAAATCTATCATTTATGACTTTAAGGGTGATTATATTGCAAAGTTTTATAATCCAGAAACAGATTTGATATTTAATCGGCATTCAAAATTCTCCGTTTTAATACGAGGGTGGGAGGTCGTTAAGAAAACTTGCTTGTTTTCACATTTTTCGGCCATTATTGTGTATTCATTAAGTGATTCACTAATTTCTGAAAGTAATTGCAATTATTGCCTCTTAGAAATATCATGTGATTTCACATCACCACCCTCTTTCTGCCAATTATATTAA
- a CDS encoding radical SAM protein, translated as MRNISGKNSNIYKLHIMPGKNCNLSCSHCANLSGPGEITSLTDDEIDRLIDLINSNPIKELLFTGGEPTLYIPTINKILNRCKYLNDIFVAITTNGLYAKNKLSTKSTLQRIKKISYIQLSFDIFHGSDKSIERVVELERYCKEHQIKFSVSVSISDPTQLIIIKQLNLNIDSPITFQKVESSGRAKATNTQYKYFHFDSSVLDKKCPNLDMISYIPNTGYTNCCSNLIFNNIDNQKYANSDIDTYLKSDFFKTMSQQTFGDVLRSKNIDINNLEAKHSSPCTLCEYIHRG; from the coding sequence ATGCGTAACATATCAGGTAAAAATTCAAACATTTACAAATTACATATCATGCCTGGGAAAAACTGTAACTTAAGTTGTTCTCATTGTGCTAACTTAAGTGGTCCAGGTGAAATTACATCATTAACTGATGATGAAATTGATAGATTAATAGATTTAATAAATTCAAATCCGATAAAAGAGTTACTTTTTACTGGAGGAGAGCCTACACTGTACATACCAACCATAAATAAAATTTTAAACAGATGTAAATATTTAAATGATATATTTGTTGCGATAACAACCAACGGATTATATGCAAAGAATAAACTATCAACAAAATCAACGCTTCAGAGGATAAAAAAAATATCTTACATACAACTGTCATTTGATATTTTTCACGGTTCTGACAAATCGATAGAAAGAGTCGTCGAACTGGAAAGATACTGTAAAGAACATCAAATTAAATTTTCTGTATCAGTAAGTATTTCAGACCCAACACAATTAATTATTATTAAACAACTTAATTTGAATATTGACTCACCAATTACATTTCAAAAAGTGGAGTCTTCTGGACGAGCTAAAGCAACAAATACCCAATACAAATACTTTCATTTTGACTCTTCTGTTTTGGATAAAAAATGTCCAAACTTAGATATGATCTCCTATATACCAAATACAGGTTACACAAATTGTTGCTCAAATCTTATATTTAATAATATTGATAATCAAAAATATGCTAACAGTGATATAGATACTTACCTAAAATCTGATTTTTTTAAAACTATGTCACAACAAACATTTGGAGATGTTCTTAGGTCTAAAAATATTGACATTA
- a CDS encoding IS3 family transposase encodes MLIDKFGVSERHSCQVLDINRSSYRYELTLIKNDQIVINRMQQIVHKHRRYGYPRVHVILNREGIVQNRKRTQRIYFEQGFSLKLKRKKKKQFFPRIVKPSASKGGEVWSMDFVSDSLANSRKIRILTVIDHFTRYSPGFYIDHSISGIIVTKELDRMINQHGKPKRIQVDNGPEFTSKAMLEWSYRNNIEIDFTRPGKPTDNAYIESFNGSFRDECLNQNWFSTLAEARVVIESWRKEYNEERIHSSLKYLTPKEFVKKEREDVQHRLSATHL; translated from the coding sequence ATGCTCATTGATAAGTTTGGGGTCAGTGAGCGGCATTCGTGCCAAGTTTTAGATATTAACAGATCAAGCTATCGATATGAATTAACTTTGATTAAGAATGACCAAATTGTTATTAATCGAATGCAACAAATTGTTCATAAACATCGAAGGTATGGATATCCACGAGTTCATGTGATTCTAAACCGAGAAGGAATAGTTCAAAATCGCAAGAGAACCCAAAGAATTTATTTTGAGCAGGGATTTTCTTTAAAATTGAAACGAAAAAAGAAAAAACAATTTTTTCCACGGATAGTAAAACCTTCGGCATCTAAAGGGGGCGAAGTTTGGTCTATGGATTTTGTTTCAGACTCACTTGCAAATTCAAGAAAGATTAGAATATTGACAGTTATAGATCATTTCACAAGGTATTCTCCAGGTTTTTATATTGATCATTCAATCTCAGGAATAATTGTAACCAAAGAACTTGATCGAATGATCAATCAACATGGAAAACCAAAAAGAATTCAAGTAGACAATGGGCCTGAATTTACATCTAAGGCCATGTTGGAGTGGAGTTACAGGAATAATATTGAAATAGATTTTACTCGTCCAGGAAAACCAACTGATAATGCTTATATTGAAAGTTTTAATGGTAGTTTTCGAGATGAATGTCTGAATCAAAATTGGTTTTCGACTTTGGCTGAAGCTCGAGTTGTAATTGAAAGCTGGAGAAAAGAATACAATGAAGAGAGAATACACAGTTCATTAAAATATTTAACACCTAAAGAATTTGTCAAAAAGGAACGAGAAGATGTACAACACAGACTCAGTGCAACTCATCTTTAG
- a CDS encoding nucleotidyltransferase domain-containing protein: MKILKKIILFGSFARGDQKEKSDIDLAFEFDQRPENWPVFKSCVDDYFQTLRELDLVILDEADDSIIESIQKEEIIYYEQ, translated from the coding sequence GTGAAGATCCTAAAAAAGATTATTCTATTTGGTTCCTTTGCTCGTGGTGATCAGAAAGAAAAATCTGACATTGATTTGGCGTTTGAATTTGACCAGAGACCGGAAAACTGGCCAGTATTTAAATCATGTGTGGATGACTATTTTCAAACTCTAAGAGAGCTTGACCTTGTCATTTTAGACGAAGCTGATGATTCCATTATAGAATCTATTCAAAAAGAGGAAATCATCTACTATGAACAATAA
- a CDS encoding GNAT family N-acetyltransferase, translating into MNKVVKMLENHRLSIVARHIVQHSGNDVFVDNPKNPSSVGVRYSSLIWLGGNYSKIVYEKATSKIGQHTAYIINDKWKQALEQKENSGEIEISSIERSEFDGKNLKINKLKEIIKNIPTDISIKKMNLDIANQLFNTEIFQSKAHIHPYGSARSFIKNGIGYVLIKNNQIIAAASSAASTKIPNAEIEIQVDVNTENRGQGLAKIVAAALILECLELGITPHWDAASQISAKVAISLGFEVIETYKIYQIKKEEK; encoded by the coding sequence ATGAATAAAGTAGTTAAAATGCTTGAAAATCATAGGCTGTCAATTGTAGCAAGACATATTGTTCAGCATTCTGGTAATGATGTATTTGTCGACAATCCAAAAAATCCAAGCTCAGTAGGAGTAAGATACTCTTCGTTAATTTGGCTAGGTGGCAATTATTCTAAAATCGTTTACGAAAAGGCAACTTCCAAGATCGGGCAACATACTGCGTATATTATAAATGACAAATGGAAACAGGCGCTAGAACAAAAAGAAAATTCGGGTGAAATTGAAATATCAAGTATAGAAAGAAGTGAGTTTGATGGAAAAAACCTTAAAATAAATAAATTAAAAGAAATAATAAAAAATATACCTACAGATATAAGTATAAAAAAAATGAATTTAGATATTGCAAATCAACTCTTTAACACCGAGATTTTTCAATCAAAAGCACATATACACCCATACGGAAGCGCTAGATCATTTATCAAAAACGGAATTGGTTATGTATTAATAAAAAACAATCAAATTATTGCAGCAGCATCTTCAGCTGCATCAACGAAAATACCTAATGCCGAAATTGAAATACAAGTTGATGTAAATACAGAGAATAGAGGACAAGGATTAGCAAAAATTGTAGCAGCAGCCTTAATTTTAGAATGTTTAGAGCTTGGAATAACGCCACATTGGGATGCTGCAAGTCAAATATCCGCAAAAGTTGCAATCTCGCTAGGATTTGAGGTAATAGAAACGTACAAAATTTACCAAATAAAAAAGGAAGAAAAATGA
- a CDS encoding helix-turn-helix transcriptional regulator, protein MKIDFNSKTNLLYFYFKTGVPNRGRETENEDILAFVQKGTDDIIGYEVDGAYQNYNYMMNHLKLSLKEKLAITLVLERSKAGNSQEEFAEILGIGLSTYKSIEKAMANTGIETLEKILEILPSNRLKGIFISKQHSQSA, encoded by the coding sequence ATGAAGATAGATTTTAACTCAAAGACAAACTTACTTTATTTTTACTTTAAAACTGGTGTCCCTAACAGAGGAAGAGAAACAGAAAATGAGGATATATTAGCATTTGTTCAAAAAGGTACAGATGATATTATTGGATATGAAGTTGATGGAGCTTATCAAAATTATAATTACATGATGAATCATCTCAAACTTTCTCTTAAAGAGAAACTTGCAATTACATTAGTTCTTGAGCGCTCGAAGGCCGGAAATTCACAAGAAGAATTTGCAGAAATTCTTGGTATTGGATTAAGCACATACAAGAGCATTGAAAAGGCCATGGCGAATACCGGAATTGAAACACTTGAAAAGATTCTGGAAATACTTCCAAGTAATCGCTTAAAAGGGATTTTCATCTCAAAGCAACACTCGCAATCGGCCTAA